One genomic window of Metopolophium dirhodum isolate CAU chromosome 4, ASM1992520v1, whole genome shotgun sequence includes the following:
- the LOC132943650 gene encoding zinc finger MYM-type protein 1-like — protein sequence MEIENRKCICGKRRANLNNTNWSRHLASCKKVKLSLTSQSVSSFFKKSRPTSDTDYPALTNNRKETQNNVPALLNNCLIGQQNDDDELESKNPDIESSTAIEINGASSSQVVTLVPSDYPALTNNRKETQNNVPALLNNCLIGQQNDDDELESKNPDIESSTAIEIDGASSSQVVTLVPSAYKELNDLSNDPAILSQIENIDPGLISYFLKMGAAQPLPTELPDKQFPRDHNGRSFHESWYWNKRSTGEVLQRKWLSYSIKNKKIYCLYCALFARNNKPNWTRHGFSNWNKGTTSIIMHETSEAHIMASIKAAYRQVEYPLIHSMKESSIANIAFNKEIVKHLIDLTMYLGRHSLPFRGHREGWQENIRGNYKDLVLLLAKYSPVLSSYVTSVELKGRKTYNFISWQRQNQLIEAIYRNIHDVIKKEILTAVFFSISLDTTFDVSRKEQLSLVIRYINKENGTVCERLVALRETVLTTGKHLLTMLDTICLEMSLDWRTNLVGQSYDGAASMKGSYNGLQSLVKKENPCAVYVWCWAHRFNLVVVDAVSCCIEARDLFGYLETLYDFIGSSKKRVHVYSTNQKTRYPNKLLRRLKRVETTRWSSHSSSLQTVLDTYDAIIDTLFDIKDDPMTDRVSSVKAGSLLDYLLQERFLLTALIFKKIFDKTSTLSKCLQSVDIDLCSAISHVQQTLNTIKTFRKFSFTPLPVNRIRRTKKMPGEISSDQRIIDQIENFKVNTFYTILDITTTQITTRFNEETMPFFKDLSLFSHKRLREVAETNIIPKDAFKGFSEVYGKFVDEESLKHEYIQFSKSYFDFEKIMNLPVKFDDTNKDSWIQFDTDGDDDDDDGLKEIFPTMYTALSIAVTLPVSSASPERAFSKLKLVKNRLRSTMSEDRLEALMIMACELDIQIDTECVIKYFASNSSVLAKLLT from the exons ATGGAAATAGAAAATCGTAAGTGCATATGTGGCAAAAGACGTGctaatttaaataacacaaattgGTCGCGGCACTTGGCGTCttgtaaaaaagttaaattgagTCTTACATCACAAAGTGtttcatcattttttaaaaaatcaagacCAACTTCTGATACAG aCTATCCTGCCTTAACAAATAATAGAAAGGAAACACAAAACAACGTTCCAgcgttattaaataattgtttgattgGACAACAAAATGATGATGAtg aacTAGAATCGAAGAACCCGGATATTGAGAGTTCTACTGCAATTGAAATTAATGGTGCATCATCCAGTCAAGTTGTTACTTTGGTCCCAtcag aCTATCCTGCCTTAACAAATAATAGAAAGGAAACACAAAACAACGTTCCAgcgttattaaataattgtttgattgGACAACAAAATGATGATGAtg aacTAGAATCGAAGAACCCGGATATTGAGAGTTCTACTGCAATTGAAATTGATGGTGCATCATCCAGTCAAGTTGTAACTTTGGTCCCATcag CATATAAAGAACTTAATGATCTTAGCAACGATCCTGCTATTTTGagtcaaattgaaaatattgatccAGGATTGATAAGCTATTTTTTGAAGATGGGTGCTGCTCAACCATTGCCTACTGAATTGCCTGACAAACAATTTCCCAGGGACCATAATGGCAGATCTTTTCATGAATCCTGGTACTGGAATAAACGGTCTACTGGTGAAGTATTACAAAGAAAATGGCTATCTTactctattaaaaataaaaaaatatattgtttgtacTGTGCATTGTTCGCCCGTAATAATAAGCCAAACTGGACAAGACATGGGTTTTCTAACTGGAACAAAGGTACCACTAGTATAATAATGCATGAAACTTCAGAAGCTCATATTATGGCTTCGATAAAAGCAGCATATAGGCAAGTTGAATATCCTCTTATACATTCTATGAAAGAATCCTCCATTGCTAATATTGCTTTTAATAAAGAAATTGTTAAACACTTAATTGATTTAACAATGTATCTAGGCAGACACTCTTTACCTTTTCGAGGTCATAGAGAAGGATGGCAAGAAAATATTCGAGGTAATTATAAAGATTTGGTTTTACTTCTTGCAAAATATTCGCCTGTTCTATCTTCTTATGTTACAAGTGTTGAGTTAAAAGGAAGAAaaacttacaattttatatcTTGGCAGAGACAGAACCAACTAATTGAAgccatttatagaaatatacatgatgtaattaaaaaagaaatcttAACTGctgtattttttagtatttcatTAGACACGACATTCGATGTATCACGAAAAGAACAACTATCTTTAGTCATTCGCTATATCAACAAAGAAAATGGCACTGTTTGTGAAAGACTTGTTGCTCTACGTGAGACTGTCCTGACTACTGGAAAACATTTATTAACAATGTTGGATACAATTTGTTTAGAAATGAGTTTAGATTGGAGAACAAACCTTGTTGGTCAATCATATGATGGTGCAGCGTCCATGAAAGGTTCCTATAATGGACTTCAATCTCttgttaaaaaagaaaatccGTGTGCAGTGTACGTTTGGTGCTGGGCTCATCGGTTTAATCTAGTTGTTGTTGATGCTGTAAGCTGTTGCATAGAGGCTCGAGATTTATTTGGATATTTAGAAactttatatgattttataggAAGTAGTAAGAAGCGTGTACATGTTTATAGTACTAATCAGAAAACAAGGTATCCAAATAAACTACTTCGAAGACTCAAGCGAGTTGAAACCACTCGATGGTCATCTCATTCGTCTTCTCTTCAAACTGTTCTTGATACTTATGATGCTATTATTGACACATTGTTTGATATTAAAGATGACCCTATGACAGATAGAGTTTCAAGTGTTAAAGCTGGAAGCTTACTTGATTACTTATTGCAAGAACGATTTTTATTAACAGCacttatcttcaaaaaaatatttgataaaaccaGTACTCTTAGTAAATGTCTGCAAAGTGTTGATATTGATTTATGTTCTGCTATTAGCCATGTTCAACAAACTCTTAATACTATCAAGACATTCAGAA aattttctTTTACACCATTGCCTGTCAATAGAATTCGTCGTACTAAAAAAATGCCTGGGGAAATCTCTTCCGATCAACGTATAATTGAccaaatagaaaattttaaagtcaatactttCTATACGATTCTCGATATTACCACTACTCAAATAACTACAAGGTTCAATGAAGAAACAATGCCATTTTTTAAAGACTTAAGTCTATTTTCACATAAACGGTTAAGAGAAGTGGCTGAGACCAATATTATACCGAAAGATGCGTTCAAAGGGTTTTCGGAAGTATACGGTAAATTTGTTGATGAGGAATCTTTAAAACACGAATATATTCAGTTCTCCAAATCATactttgattttgaaaaaataatgaatctaCCAGTAAAATTTGATGACACCAACAAGGATTCTTGGATACAATTTGATACTGAtggcgatgatgatgatgatgatg GATTAAAAGAAATATTCCCAACCATGTACACAGCACTGAGTATTGCTGTTACCCTACCAGTATCTAGTGCTTCACCTGAACGagcgttttcaaaattaaaattagtgaaAAACCGTTTAAGAAGCACTATGTCAGAAGATCGATTGGAAGCACTTATGATAATGGCATGTGAATTAGATATACAAATTGACACAGAATGTGTGATCAAATACTTTGCTTCCAATAGTTCAGTTCTTGCTAAGCTGCTtacttaa
- the LOC132943651 gene encoding uncharacterized protein LOC132943651, producing the protein MVLTIAQSSFLSNQQNKSRFIKMLSKYLENNGYTVLQAADDADTMIVNEAILKAKNEPDVIVVGEDIDLLVLLIALTNEEKNIIFLKPGKGNNEKHIYFTQEAQKINGIKQSILFLHAIKKYPDLQQVISIFNNPYSSQDEILKSGEHYVLKLYGAPDEEHSINNYRYTSFVRNASKTKFNLAGLPPTQESLKQHLFRTFHQVQTWYGREINAEHWGWKSTSDGLQPVFTNDEPAPKSILENISCGCLKNCGTACGCRKQGMKCSVACKTCYGESCSNSRIEIQPDDQFSDSDSDQEDVTTTKRKKISVENV; encoded by the exons ATGGTTTTGACAATTGCTCAAAGTTCATTTTTAtcaaatcaacaaaataaaagtagattcattaaaatgttatctaAATACTTGGAGAATAATGGTTACACCGTTTTACAAGCAGCCGATGATGCCGACACAATGATAGTAAATGAGGCGATTTTAAAAGCAAAAAATGAGCCTGATGTCATTGTAGTTGGAGAAGACATAGACTTACTAGTTTTATTGATTGCTCTTacaaatgaagaaaaaaatattatatttttaaaacctggGAAaggaaataatgaaaaacatatttacttCACTCAAGAAGctcaaaaaataaatggaattaaacaatctattttatttttacacgcgATAA aaaaatatccGGACCTTCAACAAGTCATATCCATTTTTAATAATCCATATTCATCACAAGACGAAATTTTAAAATCAGGTGaacattatgttttaaaactttatgGAGCACCCGATGAAGAACATTCCATCAATAACTACCGTTATACTTCTTTTGTCCGAAATgcttcaaaaacaaaatttaatttagctgGACTTCCTCCTACACAGGAAAGCTTAAAACAGCATTTATTCCGAACATTTCACCAGGTGCAGACATGGTACGGACGTGAGATTAATGCAGAACATTGGGGATGGAAATCAACAAGTGACGGATTACAACCAGTTTTTACAAATGATGAACCAGCGCCAAAAagtattttggaaaatatttcttGTGGTTGTTTGAAAAACTGTGGAACGGCGTGTGGCTGTCGGAAACAAGGGATGAAGTGCTCAGTTGCATGTAAAACATGCTACGGTGAATCATGCTCAAATTCTCGCATCGAAATTCAACCAGATGACCAGTTTAGCGATTCCGATTCAGATCAAGAAGACGTCACAACAACAAAgcgaaaaaaaa tttcagTGGAAAATGTATGA
- the LOC132943660 gene encoding KRAB-A domain-containing protein 2-like isoform X1, with amino-acid sequence MNELDLMKEKFYISVKNRLLKPNSAVLTKEKYASLMIDVRKMKIKKESSRDYWLEKHYDIVKINGIEKLILPVSNQNENVKLYVMIEEIFDYLHEIHISIGHGGRDRMLYEINKRYKNITQSDVKQYLDLCIPCQQKKKSQKKGIVVKPMVFEDFNSRCQIDLIDFQSQSDAGYKFVLVYQDHLTKFCILRPLKCKRAEQIAYVLLDIFCLFGAPSVLQSDNGREFCNEIVNSLKEMWPELTIVHGKPRHSQSQGSVERANQDIENMLTTWMQSNNTNKWSEGLRFVQFMKNKALHSGIKRSPYEAMFGSVPKTGLSSSLLPKVILRKMESEEEAVSQQTINSGLETETRLDNMDDVTDVDRPTVGTEKDIVHLNIATDDVTDVDRPTVGTEKDIVHLNIATERKKAKENLEKQAKRMKDLSNTKFAVANIGSTVRIKIPDVDRGKGDPRSIIAVVLKLTDDGFYQLGCNDGKKNLNNTSNFLFFILIFYLFVTYLKHYIITGVLKQLYSRSQFTVCSENLLAVEAVPNESITLRSAATAQSLGTGQGFFKCTCTKKCDTKRCVCRKKEVLCNSKCHNSLTCTNK; translated from the exons ATGAATGAATTAGATTTAATGAAAGAAAAGTTTTATATTAGTGTTAAAAATCgtttattaaaaccaaatagtgcagttttaacaaaagaaaaatatgcaaGTTTGATGATAGACgtgagaaaaatgaaaataaaaaaggaaTCTTCTCGTGACTATTGGTTAGAAAAACATtacgatattgtaaaaataaacggcattgaaaaattaatactaccCGTAAGtaatcaaaatgaaaatgttaaattatatgttatgattgaagaaatatttgattatttacatGAAATTCATATTTCTATTGGACACGGGGGCAGAGATCGCatgttatatgaaataaataaacgttataaaaatattactcaatCTGATGTTAAGCAATACTTAGATTTGTGTATACCTtgccagcaaaaaaaaaaaagtcaaaaaaaagGTATTGTTGTAAAACCAATGGTGTTTGAAGATTTTAACAGCCGTTGccaaattgatttaattgattttcaatCTCAGTCTGACGCAGggtataaatttgttttggtttATCAGGACCATCTgaccaaattttgtattttaagacCTTTGAAATGTAAAAGAGCTGAACAGATTGCATACGTTCttttggatattttttgtttatttggtgCTCCCTCAGTACTGCAATCGGATAACGGCCGAGAATTTTGTAATGAAATTGTAAATTCTTTAAAAGAGATGTGGCCCGAATTGACTATTGTCCATGGCAAACCACGACATAGCCAATCTCAGGGCAGCGTAGAGAGAGCAAACCAGGATATTGAAAATATGCTGACTACGTGGATGCAAAGCAATAATACCAACAAATGGAGTGAAGGCCTTCGGTTTGTACAATTTATGAAGAATAAAGCTTTACATTCCGGAATTAAACGTAGTCCATACGAAGCAATGTTTGGTAGTGTACCAAAAACTGGACTATCTTCAAGTCTTCTACCTAAAGTTATCTTGCGTAAAATGGAATCTGAAGAAGAAGCTGTAAGTCAACAAACTATTAACTCAGGGCTAGAGACAGAAACCCGATTGGATAATATG gatGACGTTACTGACGTAGATCGACCAACAGTTGGCACAGAAAAAGATAtagttcatttaaatattgctaCG gatgACGTTACTGACGTAGATCGACCAACAGTTGGCACAGAAAAAGATAtagttcatttaaatattgctacg gaGAGGAAAAAAGCTAaagaaaatttggaaaaacaGGCAAAAAGAATGAAAGATTTATCAAATACTAAATTTGCGGTTGCTAATATTGGTTCTACAGTGCGTATCAAAATTCCCGATGTTGATAGAGGAAAGGGTGATCCTCGTTCAATTATTgcagttgttttaaaattaactgacgATGGGTTTTATCAACTGGGATGCAATGAtggtaagaaaaatttaaataatacaagtaattttttattttttattttaattttttatttatttgttacctaccttaaacattatataattacaggAGTGTTAAAACAACTATACTCTCGATCCCAGTTCACAGTATGTTCAGAAAATTTGTTAGCTGTAGAAGCTGTTCCAAATGAAAGTATTACATTAAGATCTGCGGCAACTGCGCAGTCACTGGGAACTGGTCAGGGTTTTTTTAAATGCACTTGTACCAAAAAATGTGACACAAAGCGATGTGTTTGTAGAAAAAAAGAGGTGTTGTGCAACTCTAAATGCCATAATAGCCTTacatgtacaaataaataa
- the LOC132943660 gene encoding KRAB-A domain-containing protein 2-like isoform X2 gives MNELDLMKEKFYISVKNRLLKPNSAVLTKEKYASLMIDVRKMKIKKESSRDYWLEKHYDIVKINGIEKLILPVSNQNENVKLYVMIEEIFDYLHEIHISIGHGGRDRMLYEINKRYKNITQSDVKQYLDLCIPCQQKKKSQKKGIVVKPMVFEDFNSRCQIDLIDFQSQSDAGYKFVLVYQDHLTKFCILRPLKCKRAEQIAYVLLDIFCLFGAPSVLQSDNGREFCNEIVNSLKEMWPELTIVHGKPRHSQSQGSVERANQDIENMLTTWMQSNNTNKWSEGLRFVQFMKNKALHSGIKRSPYEAMFGSVPKTGLSSSLLPKVILRKMESEEEADDVTDVDRPTVGTEKDIVHLNIATDDVTDVDRPTVGTEKDIVHLNIATERKKAKENLEKQAKRMKDLSNTKFAVANIGSTVRIKIPDVDRGKGDPRSIIAVVLKLTDDGFYQLGCNDGKKNLNNTSNFLFFILIFYLFVTYLKHYIITGVLKQLYSRSQFTVCSENLLAVEAVPNESITLRSAATAQSLGTGQGFFKCTCTKKCDTKRCVCRKKEVLCNSKCHNSLTCTNK, from the exons ATGAATGAATTAGATTTAATGAAAGAAAAGTTTTATATTAGTGTTAAAAATCgtttattaaaaccaaatagtgcagttttaacaaaagaaaaatatgcaaGTTTGATGATAGACgtgagaaaaatgaaaataaaaaaggaaTCTTCTCGTGACTATTGGTTAGAAAAACATtacgatattgtaaaaataaacggcattgaaaaattaatactaccCGTAAGtaatcaaaatgaaaatgttaaattatatgttatgattgaagaaatatttgattatttacatGAAATTCATATTTCTATTGGACACGGGGGCAGAGATCGCatgttatatgaaataaataaacgttataaaaatattactcaatCTGATGTTAAGCAATACTTAGATTTGTGTATACCTtgccagcaaaaaaaaaaaagtcaaaaaaaagGTATTGTTGTAAAACCAATGGTGTTTGAAGATTTTAACAGCCGTTGccaaattgatttaattgattttcaatCTCAGTCTGACGCAGggtataaatttgttttggtttATCAGGACCATCTgaccaaattttgtattttaagacCTTTGAAATGTAAAAGAGCTGAACAGATTGCATACGTTCttttggatattttttgtttatttggtgCTCCCTCAGTACTGCAATCGGATAACGGCCGAGAATTTTGTAATGAAATTGTAAATTCTTTAAAAGAGATGTGGCCCGAATTGACTATTGTCCATGGCAAACCACGACATAGCCAATCTCAGGGCAGCGTAGAGAGAGCAAACCAGGATATTGAAAATATGCTGACTACGTGGATGCAAAGCAATAATACCAACAAATGGAGTGAAGGCCTTCGGTTTGTACAATTTATGAAGAATAAAGCTTTACATTCCGGAATTAAACGTAGTCCATACGAAGCAATGTTTGGTAGTGTACCAAAAACTGGACTATCTTCAAGTCTTCTACCTAAAGTTATCTTGCGTAAAATGGAATCTGAAGAAGAAGCT gatGACGTTACTGACGTAGATCGACCAACAGTTGGCACAGAAAAAGATAtagttcatttaaatattgctaCG gatgACGTTACTGACGTAGATCGACCAACAGTTGGCACAGAAAAAGATAtagttcatttaaatattgctacg gaGAGGAAAAAAGCTAaagaaaatttggaaaaacaGGCAAAAAGAATGAAAGATTTATCAAATACTAAATTTGCGGTTGCTAATATTGGTTCTACAGTGCGTATCAAAATTCCCGATGTTGATAGAGGAAAGGGTGATCCTCGTTCAATTATTgcagttgttttaaaattaactgacgATGGGTTTTATCAACTGGGATGCAATGAtggtaagaaaaatttaaataatacaagtaattttttattttttattttaattttttatttatttgttacctaccttaaacattatataattacaggAGTGTTAAAACAACTATACTCTCGATCCCAGTTCACAGTATGTTCAGAAAATTTGTTAGCTGTAGAAGCTGTTCCAAATGAAAGTATTACATTAAGATCTGCGGCAACTGCGCAGTCACTGGGAACTGGTCAGGGTTTTTTTAAATGCACTTGTACCAAAAAATGTGACACAAAGCGATGTGTTTGTAGAAAAAAAGAGGTGTTGTGCAACTCTAAATGCCATAATAGCCTTacatgtacaaataaataa
- the LOC132943660 gene encoding KRAB-A domain-containing protein 2-like isoform X3 → MNELDLMKEKFYISVKNRLLKPNSAVLTKEKYASLMIDVRKMKIKKESSRDYWLEKHYDIVKINGIEKLILPVSNQNENVKLYVMIEEIFDYLHEIHISIGHGGRDRMLYEINKRYKNITQSDVKQYLDLCIPCQQKKKSQKKGIVVKPMVFEDFNSRCQIDLIDFQSQSDAGYKFVLVYQDHLTKFCILRPLKCKRAEQIAYVLLDIFCLFGAPSVLQSDNGREFCNEIVNSLKEMWPELTIVHGKPRHSQSQGSVERANQDIENMLTTWMQSNNTNKWSEGLRFVQFMKNKALHSGIKRSPYEAMFGSVPKTGLSSSLLPKVILRKMESEEEAVSQQTINSGLETETRLDNMDDVTDVDRPTVGTEKDIVHLNIATDDVTDVDRPTVGTEKDIVHLNIATERKKAKENLEKQAKRMKDLSNTKFAVANIGSTVRIKIPDVDRGKGDPRSIIAVVLKLTDDGFYQLGCNDGVLKQLYSRSQFTVCSENLLAVEAVPNESITLRSAATAQSLGTGQGFFKCTCTKKCDTKRCVCRKKEVLCNSKCHNSLTCTNK, encoded by the exons ATGAATGAATTAGATTTAATGAAAGAAAAGTTTTATATTAGTGTTAAAAATCgtttattaaaaccaaatagtgcagttttaacaaaagaaaaatatgcaaGTTTGATGATAGACgtgagaaaaatgaaaataaaaaaggaaTCTTCTCGTGACTATTGGTTAGAAAAACATtacgatattgtaaaaataaacggcattgaaaaattaatactaccCGTAAGtaatcaaaatgaaaatgttaaattatatgttatgattgaagaaatatttgattatttacatGAAATTCATATTTCTATTGGACACGGGGGCAGAGATCGCatgttatatgaaataaataaacgttataaaaatattactcaatCTGATGTTAAGCAATACTTAGATTTGTGTATACCTtgccagcaaaaaaaaaaaagtcaaaaaaaagGTATTGTTGTAAAACCAATGGTGTTTGAAGATTTTAACAGCCGTTGccaaattgatttaattgattttcaatCTCAGTCTGACGCAGggtataaatttgttttggtttATCAGGACCATCTgaccaaattttgtattttaagacCTTTGAAATGTAAAAGAGCTGAACAGATTGCATACGTTCttttggatattttttgtttatttggtgCTCCCTCAGTACTGCAATCGGATAACGGCCGAGAATTTTGTAATGAAATTGTAAATTCTTTAAAAGAGATGTGGCCCGAATTGACTATTGTCCATGGCAAACCACGACATAGCCAATCTCAGGGCAGCGTAGAGAGAGCAAACCAGGATATTGAAAATATGCTGACTACGTGGATGCAAAGCAATAATACCAACAAATGGAGTGAAGGCCTTCGGTTTGTACAATTTATGAAGAATAAAGCTTTACATTCCGGAATTAAACGTAGTCCATACGAAGCAATGTTTGGTAGTGTACCAAAAACTGGACTATCTTCAAGTCTTCTACCTAAAGTTATCTTGCGTAAAATGGAATCTGAAGAAGAAGCTGTAAGTCAACAAACTATTAACTCAGGGCTAGAGACAGAAACCCGATTGGATAATATG gatGACGTTACTGACGTAGATCGACCAACAGTTGGCACAGAAAAAGATAtagttcatttaaatattgctaCG gatgACGTTACTGACGTAGATCGACCAACAGTTGGCACAGAAAAAGATAtagttcatttaaatattgctacg gaGAGGAAAAAAGCTAaagaaaatttggaaaaacaGGCAAAAAGAATGAAAGATTTATCAAATACTAAATTTGCGGTTGCTAATATTGGTTCTACAGTGCGTATCAAAATTCCCGATGTTGATAGAGGAAAGGGTGATCCTCGTTCAATTATTgcagttgttttaaaattaactgacgATGGGTTTTATCAACTGGGATGCAATGAtg gAGTGTTAAAACAACTATACTCTCGATCCCAGTTCACAGTATGTTCAGAAAATTTGTTAGCTGTAGAAGCTGTTCCAAATGAAAGTATTACATTAAGATCTGCGGCAACTGCGCAGTCACTGGGAACTGGTCAGGGTTTTTTTAAATGCACTTGTACCAAAAAATGTGACACAAAGCGATGTGTTTGTAGAAAAAAAGAGGTGTTGTGCAACTCTAAATGCCATAATAGCCTTacatgtacaaataaataa
- the LOC132943820 gene encoding uncharacterized protein LOC132943820 — protein sequence MPRKVIRKPGTRTYQNYSENTLQMCLKSIRLKLMSQRAASKHYKIPRSTIKNKLKNDHGKSVGRPTVFSHEQELSFAQHCVTLANYGFPLIPYDLKMTISRYLNSKGTIVPQFKDNIPGDDWVSGFLKRHPELSVKFSANIKKTRANITASDINEYSGAELIYHVKRSLHFLMGGWVGGYR from the coding sequence ATGCCGCGGAAAGTAATACGTAAGCCCGGTACTAGGACGTACCAAAATTATAGTGAAAATACTTTACAAATGTGCCTTAAGTCaataagattaaaattaatgagCCAACGTGCAGCTTCAAAACACTATAAGATTCCTAGATCgaccataaaaaataaattaaaaaatgaccaTGGCAAAAGTGTTGGCCGTCCGACAGTCTTTAGCCATGAACAAGAATTAAGTTTTGCTCAGCACTGTGTTACTTTGGCTAATTACGGATTTCCATTGATACCTTATGACCTAAAAATGACCATAAGTCGATATTTGAATAGCAAAGGTACTATAGTACCACAATTTAAGGACAATATACCGGGAGATGATTGGGTCAGCGGTTTTCTAAAAAGACATCCGGAATTGTCGGTTAAGTTTAGtgcaaacattaaaaaaactcGCGCCAACATAACAGCAAGTGACATTAACGAATACAGTGGCGCCGAACTCATATATCATGTGAAGCGATCGCTTCACTTCttaatgggtgggtgggtaggTGGGTATAGGTAA